Proteins from a single region of Megachile rotundata isolate GNS110a chromosome 7, iyMegRotu1, whole genome shotgun sequence:
- the LOC100879363 gene encoding uncharacterized protein LOC100879363 — MGINPMKWKTRNVLYTSLALFIFYIVFVYKKKHQVMFEATIRDSNPIHVWEFVADFSNMKKLNPTIEDFNVIAESGNYDHWKYSVEYTEHLSHIPIIRNVAQGHYAIRQDNNGYLITSKHHTCFFAKFGCLESISQFRFDRDGSNDTKCMETVQYECPIAFSQLCYKEVMYQREEIMKRLELEFSKNKVKNN; from the exons ATGGGTATTAATCCAATGAAATGGAAAACCAGAAACGTGTTGTATACCAGCCtagcactttttattttttacatagtTTTTGTGTATAAAAAGAAACACCAAGTAATGTTCGAAGCTACAATTCGTGACTCAAACCCTATTCACGTATGGGAATTTGTTGCAGACTTTAGTaacatgaaaaaattaaatccGACAAT agaAGATTTTAACGTTATTGCGGAAAGTGGCAATTATGATCATTGGAAATATTCGGTTGAATATACAGAACATTTGAGTCACATACCAATTATTCGAAATGTAGCGCAGGGACATTACGCTATACGTCAGGATAATAACGGTTATTTGATCACGTCAAAACATCACACATGTTTCTTTGCCAAATTCGGATGCT TGGAATCGATCTCACAATTCAGATTTGACCGAGACGGATCGAATGATACAAAATGCATGGAAACTGTACAATACGAATGTCCAATCGCATTTTCACAGCTGTGTTACAAAGAAGTTATGTATCAACGAGAGGAAATTATGAAAAGATTGGAATTAGAATTTTCTAagaataaagttaaaaataattga